The Deltaproteobacteria bacterium genome window below encodes:
- a CDS encoding polymer-forming cytoskeletal protein, whose amino-acid sequence MADKSGGLSIIDKGLKVEGTLNAEGKLVIAGVLEGTLIGNAVITVEGSRVVAHAKVREMIIAGDFEGDLTAYESLRILQTGNFGGNIICKSLSLEAGGKLNGNVRPLEGKNDLSVPKTEVPGGQD is encoded by the coding sequence ATGGCGGATAAGTCCGGAGGCCTTTCTATCATCGACAAAGGTCTCAAAGTAGAAGGGACCTTAAACGCGGAGGGAAAGCTGGTCATAGCCGGCGTATTGGAAGGAACTCTTATTGGAAACGCAGTGATTACTGTTGAGGGAAGCCGGGTTGTTGCCCATGCGAAAGTTCGCGAGATGATTATCGCTGGTGACTTCGAAGGTGATCTCACAGCCTATGAGAGCCTGAGAATCTTGCAGACGGGTAATTTTGGTGGAAATATCATTTGTAAGAGCTTAAGCCTGGAAGCCGGCGGCAAGTTGAACGGAAATGTCAGGCCCCTTGAGGGCAAGAACGACCTCTCGGTGCCCAAGACGGAAGTCCCCGGAGGCCAGGATTAG